The following DNA comes from Hordeum vulgare subsp. vulgare chromosome 3H, MorexV3_pseudomolecules_assembly, whole genome shotgun sequence.
aagtagccaataccttgcttcttccgatgttctCCTtgtttgcgcacaatttcctcgaattgcttacttgcggaaagactcttgaagacacctctctctgtaacccctttcaataaatcattttcttgctcaagtgtaacttggctaagagaatcattagcggaatcaagagagctacgagcaacaacatcatttgatttaactttagcattgttgttactagatgaagaaactttcttgcctttgttactagtgttcttaggtttaacttgtgaaacaaaagtagacaagagtaatcatttggctagataagaagaattattcttttgaagatcatcattggttgcttttagaaactcatgctcttgctctaaatttagcttctcgaagcatggcttctcatgagttcttgcaagctctctatgatcttctagattaGTTTCATTAGCTAACTTaacagtgtttaattctttagttagtcactcaatctctttcttatcatcgtcatatgacttctcttgactagcatgattattttcaagtacattttcaatgttatcactattcttatcaaagagcaagtcatcttctcctaacaagtcatcctcatcactatcaaagtcaaagtactcggggtgtgataccttgcggccttttgccatgaagcaatttccaatttcttcatttggtgaatcaaataagtcataggagttggaggaaacgactacaagaccggcaacaccttcatcttgactaagttggagttggagtgatagcatctctcggattggttgtcggactcggatccggaaacccattcaccaatgtGAGCTTGATGCCTTCTTCTTGagatgctcttggtgtacttttccttcttctctgattcctttcctctccgggagtgtcttcgttcataacgatcttctctactcctctcactacgaggtgactcatctcttgagcttcgtcttctaggtgactcttcttttTGTTTCTGGGGAGCCGTGCATTCAGTGGAATAGTGTCCAGGCTttgcacaattgtagcagtttctgtcATGACTAGACGAACACTTCTCATCGTATCTTGAGCTTGATattttctctttgcctctactcttgtagaacttgttgacttTTCTTACCATGAGGTTGATCTCTTCATCTGTAACAAGGTTTTCATTTGAAGTACGGGGAGTATCACTCGAAGCTTTGCAAGCACCGctagacttgttgtgcaactcgtctttgtccttgagagacaTCTCATGAACAACAATCCTtcgaatgacttcagttggcttgagatccttgtagtttggcactagttggattaatgtgcacacggtgtcgtatcttccatacAAGGTTCTAAGTATcttattgatgatgaatttgtcggtcatctcttcgcttcctaagatgacaatctcatttgtgatgagagctagcctagattacatctcagcgactccttcatcatccttcatcttgaacttgtcaagatgacTTTGAAGTACATCCAACCTAGATTCCCTGACAGAACCAGTAccctcgtgcatatcaatcaaagtatcccaaatttcctttgcattctcaaggtggatgattttcttgatttcttcggggcacaagcagttgaacaggatgtcacacgcttgagcattgtattgcaacatattCAATTCTTCCGCTgtctcatcacgatccggttctctcccttctctgaagaaatcaccttgcacaccaacacgaacaacagacCAAACGAcatgattatgaccaagaatatgcattttaatcttatgcttccaactagcaaagtttgtaccatcaaaatatggagctctatggtgataatttcccttactagacgccatactctcctaggttatgaaaccaatgcaatagagaccaaagctctgataccacttgtaggatccgaagtatgtctagagggggagggggtgattagactacttgacaagataaaaacttagccttttcccaattttagttgtgggccagttttagcaaatatgactagtcaagttcaccctacacatgcatatctaagagtgtagcagtggaaagtaaagacatgcaaatgtaatgtagtgggtaaggtaggaagatcaaatgcaaaggttggcatggcaatttttggcgtggttccaataggtggtgctaccgtacgtccacattagtggagccttcaacccacggagggtaacggctgcgagagtccacggagggctccacccacaatggggccatgaagaagcggccttgtctattccaccatggcttacgtccacacagtactagcctcactcacggtagaccttcactaagtaggcgatctacttgcccttataaacttcttggttcaactccacaacacgaaatagGAGGCGCCcacgcgacacctaaccaatcgagGAGGCccaaccctccaaaaggtaatagatgcggtagaacgatgaaatccttgctcttgtgcttcaaaagatagtctcatcaacgcTTAATCATTCTCTTACATATTTAGcacgggtaggagagattgattttgtaaaGCAGctcggggaggctagagatcaagtttcaaatggtcggattggaatctcttgatctcaacacatgagtagctgGCTCTCTCTTAAaaaaatggatttggcaagtgTAAATGCGTTCTGAGTGCttgctctgcgaatgagaggaggtggaggggtatatatagctatcccccaaaatccaaccgttacaacattattgcccaactcggtgacaccgaaatgaatctcggtggtaccgagttgcactaaatgtggcaacttttgaattctcggtgagaccgatatatgaatctcggtggtaccgatacgatgacctagagtaATTCCCAAATATCGGTGAGACCGATCCCAATCTTGGAAATTCCAATTCTTGGAATTTGCTgagcagaaagttggtcaccgatCTCAGTGGCACCAatttgaaagttggtggtacctagatggtagggtttggcataggatatgtctcgtggaaaatcggtagggccgagtggaaaaagttggtggaCCGATTTTGCTAGTTTGGCTTTGGACACAAGTATTTTATGGGAGAATGAGTCAATATTTTTGGTGGTTATCACTAAGCatttgagaaaccaattcatcataatacctcaccccttttaatagtattggctttcctatggactcaaaagtgatttctcacaaatgtaaaatgtagagtcttcttgcttgaagcttgagccaatcccattcctttccttcatcaaggggtttctcgtcACAATCCTAtggccaaggcatctttgaacttttttgaaatatacttggataagatcatttgttcaatgatgcatatgttgtgatcaattatcaaaaccaccttagggagcaactgTGCTTTCAGACTTGTGGTGATGTAATTTTTTTGTCTCCCCTTAAGGTTTTGGGCATTTAGGATTATAGGACAAAGAGGAAGTATATGGGACCCACAGGGCTGCCACAAGGACATGAGTGCACCTCTCGCCTTGTCGTCGCCTCGTGCGGCGTTTGGTCTCCCTCCGAAGCTCCCAGATCTTgtgttggtccagaaaaaatcagtcaAAAAGTTTCTTCGCGTTTGGACTCGTTCATTATTGATTTTTTGTCAAACCAacaacacacagaaaacaacaactaatgCTGGGCATTGAATTCATAGGTGAGTTCTCGAaagtgatataaaatggcatataaagcatacaagattaataaaataatagcatgaaacaataaaaattatagagacgttggagacatatgagtCATCACCTGTGACATGGAGAAGGGAATACGTTACCAGAGATTGGCATGAGAGTATAAGTGCAACAAGGAAATGACAAAAAACCGCCCAACATCCGACACAGTCACGTGAGGGAGGGCACGCCCACAGTAAGAAGAAATCACCAGATTCTATGGTGAAACTACCAGATTGGGATGAGTAAGACAATATGGGAGGGGTATATgagatccacggggtagctagtagCCCAAACCGCACAAGAGGATGTGAGTGACAAGGTGGCCACTGACCGACATCTCAACACACTTATGCAAATGAAGCTGACTAGGGACGGTGAGAGATGGTGCAACCAACCTAGATCCACGTGAAACCAGGATGCGAGGAAGGGGAATTGCCCGCCGACAGGTCCCTAGATGATGGCACCACCATCACAAGTCAATAATTTTTCACGACCGTAATGAACCTCTGCCCAAGAAATCATCATATTGACTACCACGATGGAAACCACCATGAACAAACACCATGAGATGCAACTACATTTGTTGTGACTAATATGAATTGTGTCCATATTGCAAACATATTTAGTGAGGTTCCCAACACGCTCTTTTTTGCCCCAGGATCCACATAAACATTGTCATTAGAGAAGGTCACATGGGTGAGAACATAGAGGGTCGAGTAGGATCGGGTAAGACACATTCCCACATTTAACACAGGAAGAGTCGAGAAGGATTGGATAGGACCCATTCCCTCATTTAACACGGGAAGGGTCGAGAAGGATTTAGTAGGATCCATCCACACATTTAACACGGGAAGCGTCGAGAAAGATCGGGTAGAACCCATTCCCTCATTTAGCACGGAAAGGGCTGGGAAGGATCGGGTAGGACCCATTTTTCGTCATTTAACACGGGAAGGGTCGAGAAGGAACGGGTAGGACTCATTTCCCTCGTTTCACACGGGAAGGGTCGAGAAGGATCGGGTAGGGCCCATTCCCTTATCTAATGTGTGAAGGGTCGAGTAGGATCGGGTAGGAACCATCCCCACATTAAACACATGAGGATTAGGTAGGACCCATTCCTCATTTAACATGGGAAGGGGCGAGAAGGACTAGGTAGGACTCATTTCCCTCGTTTAGCGCATGGTGGGTTGAGAAGGACAGGGTAGGACCCATTCCCTCATTTAACATGCGAAGGGTCGAGGAAGGATCGGGTAGGACACATTCCCTCATTTTTTACGGGAATGGTCAAAAGGACCAGGTAGGACTCATTTCCCCTGTTTAACATCGAAAGGGCCGAGAAGGAGCGGGTAGAACCCATTCCTTCGTTTAACATGCGAATGGTCGAGGAAGGGTCGTGTAGGACGCATTCCCTCATTTAACACATGATGGGCAGAGAAGGATTGGGTAGGACCCATTCCCTCGTTTAACACAGGAAGGGCCAAGAAGGGTCGGGTACCACATTTAATCCACGCGGTGTCAATGAAAATTACAAAGAGAATAGAGAAAACGTAAAACTACAAAATAGTCCCAACCAAAGAATGAAAAACACGATCGGGTCCAAAGCCGCTCCCCCAATACAACTTACAGACCTAACCTCGATGATATAGAAGATCACAAAAAGTCCATAATCTAACCAAAAAGACCCCCGATGAATAATGAAGAACGCGATCACGTCCAAAGTCGATTCACCAAATATAGCTTACAAATAACCCCAACAAAAAATTTAATTACAAACCGGTCCTTAATCTTATGAAAAAGACCCCAAACAGAGAATAAATAACAGGTCCAAGGCTTCTCCCTCATGGATGAATCTCGACGACACCCTAGGGACGGAGTCCTTCACAACTCCTTATTGTAGCCTTCATCTTGAAGCAGCATTGCCTTAATTTTGTTATCATAGGGACGGAAATGTATAGAGACCATCAAGAACGAATACCTTaaaaaaagggggagaaaagGTAGTAGAGGGAAGAGCCTCGCAAGTGGGAGCACAGGTTTACCTACGATTGCAGTGACGTGTAGAGCTTACGCGTATTACGTTTGGTCACTGCAAGTTGCAACATGAAGAGCAATATGATTAATTTCCTATATAGTACTAATAATCTCCGTGCCTTTGTACTTTGCGGACGTGAATATGGTATTCTATGGGGTGGTCCGCGCAATTTAATCGGccttttccttctcttcttcttctccgaccCCAAAAGGCAGAGAACCTGatcgaagaaagtgaagaagaaaagaaaggtaGGGACGGGAGAAATCCAGCAGTCTCAGTCGTCCTCCGCCTCCATATTCCTCCCCGTCGTCTTCTTCGACCTCCTCCCCTCCCTGGCCGAGCCTCCCCCCTGCTTTCCACGCAACTGCCCCCGGACTCCTCTTCCACGGCCCCACCCTCCTTCCTCGCCCTGccaggtcgtcgtcgtcgtcgtcgctcccAATACTTCCTCCTGTCCCCCCACTTGGATCAGCCGGTCGCGAGGAGGAAAAAAAAATCCCGGTTTGACGCGACGCCGGCGGGAGGCTGCCGAGATCTGGGCTCGAGGAATTCGCCGTCCCTTCTCCGCTGCGCTTAGGCGGGGTTGCGTGGGGGAGTTTCCGTGCCGACGCGGATCTGCGTGGTGCCAAACAAAGCCTGCCCGAGTTCGGCAGTTCGGCCGGGAGAAACCAAAAGGCAGCCTCCACCCTTTGCCTTCGCGCATGGTGGTCCGGCTCTAGGGCCCTTTCGCCTCGTGCTTGCCGGCGGTCATGGAGCCGTCGTCGTCCATCACGTTCGCCGACTCCTCCTCCTACCTGTCCAACGGCTCTAGCCCCTGCTCCGTCGCTCTGGCGCCGCTGCCCGCGGCGGACGGGTGGGgcgggggcggtggaggaggagggggagggagcaGCAGCAACGTCGAGGCTGTGAGCCTGAATCGCCTCAGCAACAACCTCGAGAGCCTCCTCCTCGATTCTGACCTCGACTGCAGCGACGCCGACATCCACGTGGCGGACGGCGGGCCGCCTATCCCCGTCCACCGCTGCATCCTCGGCGCGCGCAGCTCCTTCTTCAAAGACCTCTTCCGCGCCCGCGGCAACCGCACTGATGGGGCCGtcaccgcctccgcctccgccaccgGAGGCGGAGCGGGAGGGGATGTGACCGGGAGGCCGCAGTACAAGATGGAGGACCTCGTCCCAGGTGGCCGTGTGGGCCGTGAGGCCTTCCTGGGGCTCATGCGGTACCTCTACACGGGCAGGCTCCGGGCCGCGCCGCTGGACGTGGTGTCCTGTGCTGATCTTGTTTGCCCGCACGACTCGTGCCCGCCGGCAATCAGGTTCGCCGTCGAGCTCATGTACGCGGCGTGGACCTTCAGGATCCCCGAGCTCATGTCGCTGTTCCAGGTGAGGGATGCATAGGCTCTTATTGGCTTGTTTAGAACTCCCAACTATTTTATACTGTAGTTGTTTTTTTTCTAATCTTGGCTAGACACATGGCAGCTTCAGGCTAGAAATGTTCTACCCTTCTCCAATTTGTTTATTTGACTGTGCACAGACATTTGCAGTAAATTTGGAATGCTAATTCGAAACAGAGGAAAAACAGTAAATTTGGTGCATGAGTAAAAAGTATAAATCATGGTTTTGTTTCTCCATTTCACATGATCATTTCTTTCTCTGGTGGATTGCTAATCATGGTTGAGATGATCATCTGCTGCAGCGACGACTTATGAACTTTGTTGACAAGACTCTAGCTGAAGACGTCCTGCCTATTTTGCAAGTTGCTTTTCACTCAGAGCTTACTCAAGTGCGCGAAAAATGTGTTCAAAGGATTGCAAGATCCGATCTGGATAATATGTCTTTGGATAAGGAACTCCCTCCAGAAATTGCTGATGAGATAAAGAAGATCCGACAGAAATCTCCGCCAATTGATGGTAACACCATCATTTCAGATCCTGTACACGAGAAAAGAGTAACAAGAATCCACAGGGCACTGGATTCTGATGATGTTGAACTTGTGAGGTTGCTTCTTAATGAGTCTGAAATCACCCTAGACGATGCCAATGCGTTGCATTATGCTGCAGCTTACTGCGATTCCAAAGTTCTTACAGAGTTGTTAGGCCTGGAACTTGCCAACTTGAATTTGAAGAACAGTCGTGGGTACACAGCACTCCACCTAGCTGCTATGAGGAGAGAACCAGCTATTATTATGTGTCTCTTAAGCAAAGGAGCAGTGGCGTCACAATTGACCGATGATGGTCGCCTTGCAAGTAATATTTGTCGAAGGTTAACAAGACTAAAAGATTACAATGCAAAGATGGAGCAGGGCCAAGAGTCAAATAAAGATAGGATGTGCATTGACATCCTAGAGAGGGAGATGATGAGAAATCCTATGACAGCGGAAGATTCTGTGACCTCACCTTTATTAGCTGATGATCTTCACATGAAACTAAGCTACCTGGAAAACAGAGGTGAAGTACCCCTTTTATGCAAATGATATAATGACGCATCTAGAATTTTTTTTTTCTGAACATTAAAATGGTGGGGGATGTCGTTAAAaagtacccccccccccttcccaaAAATCCCTCTTTTTTTTACCTCTAGAGTGCATATGCTATAGAAATAGGTGGCCGTAACACTTACTGCACATTCAGCTCTGCCATATTCACCTGTTTCATACCATGTTAAAATGATCTGTGGTCTCTGCAGTCGCGTTCGCAAGATTATTCTTCCCTGCTGAAGCAAAGGTTGCTATGCAAATTGCCCAAGCAGACATCACACCAGAAGTTGGCGGTTTTTCTGCAGCAAGTACTTCTGGTAAACTGAGGGAAGTCGATCTGAATGAGACGCCAGTAACAAAAAACAAAAGGCTGCGTTCGAGGGTGGATGCATTAGCGAAAACAGGTGTGAACATGAGTAGTCGATCTTTCCTTTCAATTTTACTTTGTCCGTTGCTATATCATTGgataaaatgttctttcttttagaGATCATTGGATAATTTTTCACCCTATTGATAGCATGTGTTGTTCACAGTATAAAACATGACCATGTAAAATTATATTGCATTCTGGCATGTAGCACAAGTTCATTTCTGAGGATGTTTCTAGTATGTGTCTTTGCAACTTGTCGTTGTAGGTACTCTGGTCCCTTGTGAACATAGGTGCTCGGTGTTGTGGATTTGCATTTTGAGCTTGTTCTGTGTACACTAGCAGTCCTGCGTTCATATTTATTCATGAATTAAACATGTCTGTGATGCTTGCAGTGGAGCTGGGCCGTCGGTACTTCCCAAACTGCTCGCAGGTGCTCGACAAATTCTTGGAAGATGGCCTGCCCGATAGCCTCGATGCGTTCCAGCAGCAAAGCGGCACCCCCGACGAGCAACTGGTGAAAAAGATGCGCTTCTACGAGGTGAAGGAGGACGTGCGCAAGGCATTCAGCAAAGACACGGCCGATAACAGCGTGTTTTCGGCCCTGTCGTCAAACTCCTCGTCCTCGGCAAAGAAGTGAAGGTACCGTAACAGTCTGTTTTCTCGGGGTATCGGGTGCTAAAGAGGGATCGCTGGTCATGCGCATGTATAGTGCTCACCATCGTGTAAAACTTAGATATGAACATGAAAGGAAGCCCCAGAATAGTACTAGAAGATGATATATATACTTTGCTGGACCTGGAGTTTGTTTGGGAAGGCTGTGCTAGTTATCCCATCCCATGCTGGTGGTGGTGAAGAAAGAGCCGCGGTGGATCATCCTGGCTCGGGCGCTATGCATGCTGCAGGATATGCTGTATTTGCTTGGCATGGCTGCAACGGCTATCTGTTTAATAATACTAGGGAGTAGCAAGCAGGTTATATGAGGCTGTAGCAGAACTTGGAACCTTAATATAAGTGAAAAGGGGACGGTTGCCCATTGTCgatttgttgttgttatcatcaaaTACATAGTTGAGTTTCTAGCTCAGACTTTATATAAAGGAAATGGAGCACACAA
Coding sequences within:
- the LOC123444508 gene encoding BTB/POZ domain and ankyrin repeat-containing protein NPR2-like; this translates as MEPSSSITFADSSSYLSNGSSPCSVALAPLPAADGWGGGGGGGGGGSSSNVEAVSLNRLSNNLESLLLDSDLDCSDADIHVADGGPPIPVHRCILGARSSFFKDLFRARGNRTDGAVTASASATGGGAGGDVTGRPQYKMEDLVPGGRVGREAFLGLMRYLYTGRLRAAPLDVVSCADLVCPHDSCPPAIRFAVELMYAAWTFRIPELMSLFQRRLMNFVDKTLAEDVLPILQVAFHSELTQVREKCVQRIARSDLDNMSLDKELPPEIADEIKKIRQKSPPIDGNTIISDPVHEKRVTRIHRALDSDDVELVRLLLNESEITLDDANALHYAAAYCDSKVLTELLGLELANLNLKNSRGYTALHLAAMRREPAIIMCLLSKGAVASQLTDDGRLASNICRRLTRLKDYNAKMEQGQESNKDRMCIDILEREMMRNPMTAEDSVTSPLLADDLHMKLSYLENRVAFARLFFPAEAKVAMQIAQADITPEVGGFSAASTSGKLREVDLNETPVTKNKRLRSRVDALAKTVELGRRYFPNCSQVLDKFLEDGLPDSLDAFQQQSGTPDEQLVKKMRFYEVKEDVRKAFSKDTADNSVFSALSSNSSSSAKK